One part of the Vicia villosa cultivar HV-30 ecotype Madison, WI linkage group LG6, Vvil1.0, whole genome shotgun sequence genome encodes these proteins:
- the LOC131612483 gene encoding protein FAR-RED ELONGATED HYPOCOTYL 3-like: MEIFKEVRDEIVKAGSLIVKEKLIRNGFKTYRFTKYCCDNYDVEVVYDGETLQCECRLWDSHGIPCSHMFGVMKEEHVSLIPTGLILSRWTKDAKIQYLNVNCNGSDDSKMIELARFGAYCSAFTAFCNEASKREGVYGEIMGDILKLHKKYCSTDDPILASNSVVGDPNIVNSKGAPKKRKNDIKSIRRCSKCNSRTHNARSCSVAENAPSEQNVGMTSRPVTDSFSQVVKNKNGKRGRIGGSSVQNKCTEPPNSRGANVTATSRAEVGSTSIPMPAMYGLQPVLPAVQPMLHPMHVQPLIPLYPTTVAENSGSCFGRPQRLMNNGGT; the protein is encoded by the exons ATGGAGATTTTCAAGGAAGTCagagatgaaatagtgaaggctgGATCATTGATTGTTAAGGAAAAGTTAATTCGCAACGGATTTAAGACTTATCGATTTACAAAATATTGTTGTGATAACTATGACGTAGAGGTTGTGTATGATGGTGAAACACTTCAATGTGAGTGTAGGTTATGGGATTCTCATGGGATTCCATGTTCTCATATGTTTGGTGTCATGAAGGAAGAACATGTTAGTCTCATTCCCACCGGTTTGATTTTGTCGAGATGGACGAAGGATGCAAAAATTCAGTACTTGAACGTGAATTGTAATGGTTCTGATGATTCTAAAATGATTGAGCTAGCTCGGTTTGGTGCATATTGTTCTGCATTTACTGCCTTTTGCAATGAAGCTTCAAAAAGGGAAGGTGTTTATGGGGAAATAATGGGTGACATTCTGAAGTTACACAAAAAGTATTGCAGTACGGACGATCCTATTTTGGCATCGAACTCAGTTGTAGGTGATCCAAATATTGTGAATAGCAAAGGTGctccaaagaaaagaaagaatgacATAAAATCTATTAGGCGATGTTCTAAATGCAACAGTAGAACTCATAATGCAAGGAGTTGTTCG GTTGCGGAAAACGCGCCATCTGAACAAAATGTTGGTATGACGTCGCGGCCAGTAACTGATTCATTCAGCCAGGTTGTGAag AACAAGAATGGAAAAAGAGGTCGCATTGGTGGAAGTAGTGTGCAAAATAAATGTACAGAACCACCGAACTCTCGTGGCGCGAATGTGACAGCGACTTCTCGTGCGGAAGTTGGAAGCACAAGCATACCCATGCCTGCAATGTATGGATTGCAACCCGTGTTGCCAGCGGTACAACCGATGTTGCATCCAATGCATGTACAACCGTTAATCCCACTATATCCAACGACAGTTGCGGAAAATTCGGGTTCGTGTTTCGGTAGGCCACAACGACTGATGAACAATGGTGGTACTTGA
- the LOC131614771 gene encoding protein FAR1-RELATED SEQUENCE 5-like: MKNTDHYDSYDYRCRDSGTSDSESDNGRDDSNSVSSAYQGSSDGDGDGDGDSHGEKFVEFDAVVGDRTVKINALTADEIRAMEFGTVDEANVFYFKYAKCKGFAIRKSDVRTRSTEDGQTIIMRQFVCNKHGLRDTKHLRRLDRKREHRPTTRTNCPARLRVHYNPQKDSYVVTCFEEAHNHELTPSRFVHLHPIYREITAADRAQIDGLQSNGIRTCHIMGYMVAQKGGHDRVGFTKKDLYNYFDSKMRANIKDGDVAAAINYLTVKSSTDPMLYGKYAVDMDGRMKSLFWADGSSRSDYFCFGDVIAFDTTYKKNKYNYPLVIFSGCNHHSQTVIFGAALVSDETTETYKWLLECFLECMENRYPAAVVTDGDGAMRESIKQVFPDATHRLCAWHLNKNASENVKNSAFLKDFQKAMYSNFTKDQFEEFWSKIIKENGLEGNPWVAKTYENRSLWATAYLREKFFGRYEIL, translated from the exons ATGAAAAACACCGACCATTATGATTCGTACGACTATCGATGCCGTGACAGTGGTACATCTGATTCTGAATCCGACAATGGTCGGGATGACAGTAATTCGGTGTCCAGTGCGTACCAAGGTTCAAGTGATGGTGATGGCGATGGCGATGGTGATAGTCACGGTGAAAAATTTGTTGAATTTGATGCAGTTGTAGGTGATAGAACAGTGAAAATTAATGCCCTTACTGCTGATGAAATTCGTGCTATGGAATTCGGTACAGTTGATGAAGCTAATGTGTTTTATTTCAAGTATGCTAAATGTAAAGGGTTTGCCATTAGGAAAAGTGATGTTAGGACAAGATCGACTGAGGATGGACAAACAATTATAATGAGGCAGTTTGTATGCAATAAACACGGTCTAAGAGATACAAAACACTTAAGGAGGCTTGATAGAAAAAGAGAACACAGACCTACGACCCGCACTAATTGTCCCGCTAGGCTTCGTGTGCATTACAACCCCCAGAAGGATAGTTATGTAGTGACATGTTTTGAAGAGGCTCACAACCATGAATTAACACCATCTAGGTTTGTCCACTTACACCCCATTTATCGTGAGATTACTGCAGCAGATAGAGCTCAAATTGACGGTCTACAGTCAAATGGAATTAGAACTTGTCATATAATGGGGTACATGGTTGCTCAGAAGGGTGGACACGATCGTGTTGGGTTTACAAAGAAGGATCTGTACAATTATTTTGATAGTAAAATGCGTGCTAATATTAAAGATGGTGACGTTGCCGCTGCTATAAATTATCTAACTGTGAAGTCATCTACTGATCCCATGTTATATGGTAAATATGCCGTAGACATGGATGGACGAATGAAGTCTCTTTTTTGGGCTGATGGAAGCAGTAGATCTGACTATTTTTGTTTTGGCGATGTGATTGCGTTCGACACGACTTACAAGAAGAACAAATACAACTACCCATTGGTTATATTTTCAGGGTGTAACCACCACTCTCAGACAGTTATTTTTGGTGCTGCGTTGGTGTCAGATGAAACGACAGAGACGTATAAGTGGTTGTTGGAGTGTTTTTTAGAGTGCATGGAAAATAGATACCCAGCAGCAGTTGTAACAGACGGAGATGGGGCGATGAGGGAATCTATAAAACAGGTGTTTCCGGATGCGACACATCGTTTATGCGCTTGGCATTTGAACAAGAATGCGTCTGAGAATGTAAAGAACTCGgcatttttgaaagattttcaaaAAGCCATGTACTCTAATTTTACAAAGGAtcaatttgaagagttttggtcaaaaataattaaagaaaacggACTTGAAGGAAATCCTTGGGTTGCAAAAACGTACGAGAACAGGTCACTATGGGCAACTGCATATCTACGTGAGAAGTTTTTTGGAC GCTATGAGATCTTATAG